A DNA window from Choristoneura fumiferana chromosome 2, NRCan_CFum_1, whole genome shotgun sequence contains the following coding sequences:
- the LOC141445383 gene encoding ribosomal protein S6 kinase alpha-2-like, which produces MAKSYTQQNHQDHRRYLEMLKEEFLKKFSEPPRYNKSATDYDTVKAIGNGAYGEVYLVRDKSSFTYHAMKVVDKGVVVERKHVKHLLLEKKIQESILFPFVVTLDVAFKDNLYLYFILPFISGGELFTYIQKYGNFSDHLCKFYAAQVVLALEYLHFCDIVHRDIKPENVLVDMNGYLKVCDYGFCKVLKKKTWTLCGTPEYLAPEVILSKGYSFPVDWWALGVLIYEMNAGHPPFFASDPGKLYEKILEGQYKSPDTMDPDCKQLVKGLLQVDPTKRTGSHKAGTYDIKSHNWFYEVNWQSVLHQREPAPFVPITASPGDTSNFPDVPQNKLKKCSTCQYEKEFEDFPGNGSDMTFDKEDHQLTPTFTHELQHRHKQYLDALKLNFYKIYSNPFKYEKPITDFDFLRILGNGAYGTVLLVRDKNSFVYHAMKVIDKGEVVKKKNVKQLFNEKNILQSACFEFLLSLDYCCKDNVYLYFVLPYETGGELYTLIKRFGVLSEVLAQFYAAQIVMAIEYLHHCSVMHRDIKPENILISESGYVRLGDFGFCKVIKSRTWTLCGTPEYLAPELITSKGYSYAADWWSVGILVYEMNAGYPPFYSSDPIKLYEKILVGKYKNPEAMSSHCKSLVKSLLQVDPSKRFGALKAGVFDIKSHGWFLGLDWNMLLHQKLKPPFVPVSRFVGESMKHFADETDIKLQKSQHCLYEEYFADF; this is translated from the exons ATGGCTAAATCATACACCCAGCAGAATCATCAAGATCACAGACGATATTTGGAAATGTTAAAAGAAGAGtttctaaaaaagttttcaGAGCCTCCCAGGTACAATAAATCTGCCACCGATTACGATACAGTAAAAGCGATCGGTAACGGGGCTTATGGAGAAGTATATTTAGTAAGAGACAAAAGTTCATTCACGTACCACGCCATGAAAGTTGTAGATAAAGGAGTCGTCGTTGAAAGAAAACACGTCAAACATTTATTACTggaaaagaaaattcaagagaGTATTCTATTTCCTTTCGTAGTTACATTAGATGTCGCATTCAAAGATAACTTATACCTTTATTTCATACTACCTTTTATATCAGGCGGAgaattatttacctacatacagaAGTATGGTAACTTCTCCGACCATTTATGTAAGTTTTACGCTGCTCAAGTTGTTCTAGCGTTAGAATACTTGCACTTCTGTGACATTGTTCACAGGGACATAAAACCAGAGAACGTATTAGTGGACATGAATGGTTATTTGAAGGTTTGTGACTATGGATTTTGTAAAGTATTGAAAAAGAAGACGTGGACTTTGTGTGGCACGCCTGAGTATCTCGCGCCAGAGGTGATTCTGTCCAAAGGATATTCGTTCCCGGTCGACTGGTGGGCACTAGGCGTACTCATATACGAAATGAACGCTGGTCATCCTCCGTTCTTTGCATCTGACCCAGGCaaactgtatgaaaaaattCTAGAAGGTCAATATAAAAGTCCCGATACGATGGACCCAGACTGCAAACAATTGGTGAAAGGCTTACTTCAAGTTGATCCAACGAAACGAACGGGTTCACATAAAGCAGGCACGTACGACATAAAAAGTCACAACTGGTTCTACGAAGTCAATTGGCAGTCAGTGCTGCATCAAAGGGAGCCTGCCCCGTTTGTACCAATCACTGCATCACCGGGAGACACTAGCAATTTCCCTGACGTGCCACAGAATAAGCTAAAGAAGTGTTCAACATGCCAATATGAGAAAGAGTTTGAAGATTTT CCTGGCAACGGATCTGATATGACGTTTGATAAAGAAGACCATCAACTAACACCAACTTTTACTCATGAACTACAACACAGACACAAACAGTACTTGGACGCGTTGAAActgaatttttacaaaatttactCTAATCCATTCAAATATGAAAAACCCATTACAGATTTTGATTTTCTGAGAATATTGGGGAATGGTGCGTACGGAACCGTACTCTTAGTGCGCGATAAAAACTCATTCGTTTACCATGCTATGAAAGTTATCGACAAAGGCGAAGTAGTCAAGAAGAAAAATGTTAAACAATTGTTTAATGAGAAGAACATTTTGCAAAGCGCATGTTTTGAATTCCTTCTTTCCCTAGACTACTGTTGTAAAGATAATGTCTACTTGTATTTTGTGTTGCCTTACGAGACCGGAGGTGAATTGTATACTTTGATCAAGAGGTTTGGTGTGCTGTCAGAGGTTCTTGCCCAATTTTACGCCGCTCAGATTGTGATGGCAATAGAATATCTGCATCATTGTTCTGTCATGCACAGGGATATCAAGCCGGAGAATATTTTAATCAGCGAATCGGGATATGTCCGGTTGGGAGACTTTGGTTTCTGTAAAGTGATTAAGTCCAGAACGTGGACGTTATGTGGAACACCGGAATATTTAGCCCCAGAGCTCATCACCTCGAAAGGGTATTCATATGCGGCTGACTGGTGGTCAGTAGGGATACTTGTGTATGAAATGAACGCTGGATACCCACCGTTTTATAGTTCTGATCCGATAAAACTCTATGAAAAGATCCTTGTTGGTAAATACAAAAACCCGGAGGCGATGTCGTCTCACTGTAAGTCGTTAGTGAAAAGCTTGTTACAAGTAGATCCCAGTAAGCGATTTGGAGCGCTCAAGGCGGGAGTGTTCGACATAAAGAGTCATGGATGGTTTCTTGGTCTCGATTGGAATATGTTACTGCATCAAAAGCTGAAACCACCCTTCGTACCCGTTTCTCGATTCGTTGGGGAATCCATGAAACATTTTGCAGACGAAACTGATATTAAGCTGCAGAAATCGCAGCATTGTCTCTATGAAGAGTACTTTGCAGACTTTTAA